In the Desulfovibrio psychrotolerans genome, AGGCAAGATAGGTGTGCCGGACTGCGTGCTGCAAAAACAGGGCAGCCTGACGGAGGAAGAGTGGCTGCTGGTGCGCCAGCATCCGGTCATCGGGGCCAACATTGTGCGGCCCGTGCAGGCATTTTCAGACATGACGGGCATACGCGCCATGATCCTGCACCACCACGAGCGGTATGACGGCACAGGCTATCCGCACGGGCTTGCGGGCGATTCCATCCCCTTGGGCGCGCGCATCATCGCCGTGGCGGATTCGCTTTCTGCCATGCTGCAGAACCGCCCATACCGGCCCTGCATGGCCTTTGAACAGGCGGTGGAAGAGGTGCGCGCCTGCGCCGGTGCACAGTTTGACCCCATGATCGTGCGGGCCTTTCTTGGTGCCCGCAACACCATTCAGGACCTTGTGACCATGCTCAAGGAATCCGATGCCTGCGAATGCGCCGCTCCCTTT is a window encoding:
- a CDS encoding HD-GYP domain-containing protein — its product is MKLASRATALCTPHVLPEPTHCPGPQKACPGNRVLTGHDPVSRSLHQFAESLGNAIDAKDPHTSCHSEEVAVIAQAIGQKLGLRCHDADILHIAGHLHDIGKIGVPDCVLQKQGSLTEEEWLLVRQHPVIGANIVRPVQAFSDMTGIRAMILHHHERYDGTGYPHGLAGDSIPLGARIIAVADSLSAMLQNRPYRPCMAFEQAVEEVRACAGAQFDPMIVRAFLGARNTIQDLVTMLKESDACECAAPFSAVANTAETQGSLTRIK